The Treponema medium genome has a window encoding:
- a CDS encoding metal-dependent transcriptional regulator, protein MIARVSASQEDYLEVIYDLSHGTEAVRSIDIAHLLGVSRASVNKRLSLLKDAGFVEHEPYGLVHLTESGCAVAKNVRERHNTLYKFLTDILGVDEEIADREACEMEHAISQDTSDKLYAYLSKLNKAPGPEDKVSKTQRVQNSYDRLIK, encoded by the coding sequence ATGATAGCAAGAGTTTCTGCTTCGCAAGAAGATTATTTAGAAGTTATTTATGATTTATCACACGGTACTGAGGCTGTCCGTTCAATCGATATTGCTCATTTGTTGGGAGTTTCGAGGGCAAGTGTAAATAAGCGCCTAAGCCTCTTAAAGGATGCCGGTTTTGTCGAACATGAACCGTATGGGTTGGTGCACCTTACCGAAAGTGGATGTGCTGTCGCAAAAAATGTTCGCGAACGGCATAACACGCTGTATAAGTTCTTAACCGATATATTGGGCGTAGACGAAGAAATCGCCGATCGTGAGGCGTGTGAAATGGAACATGCAATCAGCCAAGATACTTCAGATAAGCTGTATGCATACCTCAGCAAACTCAATAAGGCGCCCGGGCCGGAAGATAAGGTCTCTAAAACCCAAAGAGTTCAAAATTCTTACGACCGTCTTATTAAGTAG
- a CDS encoding right-handed parallel beta-helix repeat-containing protein has translation MRNVYAILTGICLILLCTTCTQFTADIEDYLSYWSTEVAATDFTLDKPYISMGEMLYVSSAEDVTVTIKLRNPKKLTLKMPTSSDKVIRFPGLSTQPQYGIEKDYTLTQTTSNKLILTYKKDFLQAHEWGNGDIGAEITFIADDNRVFDKRFSMNLKADTPPALEYKGVGKTQADGKWYYVLIFQAQNMNAPLPSPLSHLHGDIKTLHITKESGESSVYTIQNINAAAKTFNWKPGDPLLMTAMQLEAGDYEGAAPNFPAATDKWLIYYKTDIEISPSSAAKTYTAQLSDAAGLRSNEVKCSTVKRKVGAINLVVTNPSSYIPQSGETGEQAYPYSIRCDEDGATLKATCNTPGVTISYTVYNITSGMAVETSKGSGASPLTGIRLITPGTVGQTKKYKVALKATAPGFTEDTRDVYYTLTRAGGVTIDASTLNENEKWKKLREAVVNATEGDIITIKGEIKATNDSGNYDEIIINKDLTIRGKSSKDTDILNANGNTGSKPVHRIFNVQTGKTLTLSGLTLKNATAPSGGDGGAIFVQSSGRAELSNCTIEGCNANGGSGGAIGSQGGTVTITGCTLTNNSATDGGAVYATSGGTFTMHSGTINGNTVQSTAPKTRGGGVFVSVGATFTMKGGTISGNTATTQGSSGTKAMGGGVCVSDSGSKFIMEEHSPKITGNKVKTAGSGSNLSTIGGGVCVCDGAIFEMKAGSIENNKALEGDKQYFGHTGGGVCVGDSVDGSTSGATFTMTGGTISDNEAGYGGGVAVTSNSSFKMSGDDSKISGNKASYQDKNPPHKKLGSGGGVFVLHGILDMTGGVINGNEAGYGGGIHGKAHGSNNGEIVVSGNSTISNNIADSGGGITSEYKLSIKEYASKTPTIKENNANSICGGIYLRYNNILNFTGGTVTGNTVSALPGLGKGMYLEAKSTKVEMSGSATVNENNDVHLGGFDSSNYAYITVTGALTEQHAATLTVRSDFGYTAGREVVKGDGFPLTLAYINKFPITKQTAPSEQEWTTELSSNALRLKKGTP, from the coding sequence ATGCGTAACGTCTATGCCATTCTAACCGGAATATGTTTAATCCTCTTATGTACAACCTGTACGCAGTTTACTGCAGACATAGAAGACTATTTGAGTTATTGGTCGACGGAAGTTGCCGCTACGGATTTTACGCTCGATAAACCATATATCAGTATGGGAGAGATGCTGTATGTATCGTCGGCGGAAGACGTAACGGTTACGATTAAACTGCGAAATCCCAAAAAATTGACTCTCAAGATGCCGACATCCTCCGATAAGGTTATCCGTTTTCCGGGGCTGTCTACTCAACCTCAGTACGGTATAGAAAAAGACTATACCCTCACGCAAACGACAAGCAATAAACTCATCCTCACATATAAGAAAGATTTTTTACAAGCGCACGAATGGGGTAACGGCGATATCGGAGCCGAGATTACCTTCATTGCTGATGACAATAGAGTGTTCGACAAGCGATTCAGTATGAACCTCAAGGCTGACACTCCCCCTGCTCTGGAGTACAAAGGTGTCGGGAAAACACAGGCAGACGGCAAATGGTACTATGTGCTCATATTCCAAGCACAGAATATGAACGCTCCTCTGCCGTCTCCTCTTTCGCATCTGCATGGGGATATTAAAACGCTGCATATAACAAAGGAAAGCGGAGAAAGCAGCGTTTACACCATACAAAACATCAATGCTGCGGCTAAAACATTCAACTGGAAGCCTGGTGATCCACTTTTAATGACTGCAATGCAGTTGGAGGCAGGTGATTATGAGGGAGCCGCGCCTAACTTCCCGGCGGCTACGGATAAATGGCTCATATACTATAAAACGGATATCGAAATATCTCCTTCGTCGGCGGCAAAAACATACACCGCACAGCTCAGCGATGCGGCGGGGCTTCGTTCAAACGAGGTTAAATGCAGTACCGTTAAAAGGAAAGTTGGAGCCATAAACCTTGTCGTAACAAATCCATCCTCGTATATTCCTCAATCCGGAGAAACCGGCGAACAGGCTTATCCGTATAGCATAAGATGTGATGAAGACGGTGCAACGCTCAAAGCAACATGCAATACGCCCGGCGTTACTATTTCGTACACGGTTTACAACATAACAAGCGGTATGGCGGTAGAAACAAGCAAGGGTTCGGGTGCTTCGCCGCTTACGGGGATACGGCTTATCACGCCCGGCACTGTTGGGCAAACAAAGAAGTATAAAGTTGCCCTTAAAGCAACGGCGCCGGGATTTACCGAAGACACCCGTGATGTGTACTACACACTGACCCGTGCAGGAGGCGTAACTATAGACGCTAGTACACTCAATGAGAATGAAAAATGGAAAAAGTTGAGAGAGGCTGTGGTAAATGCTACCGAAGGCGACATCATCACCATAAAGGGAGAAATCAAGGCAACGAACGATTCCGGTAACTATGACGAAATTATCATCAACAAAGACCTCACGATACGGGGCAAAAGCAGCAAGGATACCGATATTCTGAACGCAAACGGCAATACGGGCAGTAAACCTGTGCACCGTATTTTCAACGTGCAAACAGGTAAAACACTCACCCTAAGCGGTCTGACACTCAAAAATGCTACGGCTCCCTCAGGCGGAGACGGCGGTGCCATTTTTGTTCAGAGCAGCGGAAGGGCAGAGCTTTCAAACTGCACGATTGAAGGCTGCAACGCGAATGGGGGCAGCGGAGGAGCCATTGGAAGTCAGGGAGGAACCGTTACCATAACCGGCTGTACGCTTACCAACAACTCGGCGACTGACGGCGGCGCCGTGTATGCAACCTCCGGAGGGACATTCACCATGCATAGCGGTACCATCAACGGCAATACGGTGCAATCGACGGCTCCGAAGACGAGGGGCGGCGGCGTATTCGTTAGCGTCGGTGCAACATTTACGATGAAAGGCGGCACGATAAGCGGTAATACGGCAACTACACAAGGAAGCTCCGGTACAAAGGCCATGGGCGGCGGGGTCTGTGTCAGCGACAGCGGAAGTAAGTTCATTATGGAAGAGCATTCCCCTAAAATTACCGGCAACAAAGTTAAAACGGCAGGCAGCGGCTCGAACCTTTCGACAATAGGCGGTGGTGTGTGCGTGTGTGACGGCGCAATATTCGAGATGAAGGCCGGCTCCATAGAAAATAACAAAGCGCTTGAGGGGGATAAGCAATATTTTGGACATACAGGTGGCGGCGTATGCGTAGGGGATAGTGTAGATGGCAGTACTTCCGGTGCTACCTTTACGATGACAGGCGGTACCATCAGCGATAATGAAGCCGGATACGGCGGCGGTGTTGCCGTTACGAGCAATAGCTCGTTTAAGATGAGCGGCGATGATAGTAAAATTTCCGGGAATAAGGCCTCATATCAAGATAAAAATCCACCCCATAAAAAACTGGGAAGTGGCGGAGGTGTTTTTGTGCTTCATGGTATATTGGATATGACGGGCGGTGTTATTAACGGCAATGAAGCCGGATACGGAGGTGGTATTCATGGTAAAGCTCATGGTAGCAATAATGGTGAAATTGTCGTGTCCGGCAATTCTACTATTTCCAATAATATCGCAGACAGTGGCGGCGGAATTACTTCAGAGTATAAACTTTCTATAAAAGAATATGCTTCTAAAACACCTACGATAAAGGAGAATAACGCAAACTCTATTTGCGGCGGAATATATCTCCGCTACAATAATATACTAAACTTTACCGGAGGCACTGTAACCGGTAATACCGTTTCCGCTCTGCCCGGTTTGGGAAAGGGTATGTATCTGGAAGCTAAGAGTACGAAGGTTGAGATGTCCGGAAGTGCAACAGTTAATGAAAATAATGATGTGCATTTGGGCGGTTTTGACTCTAGCAACTATGCGTATATCACCGTTACCGGAGCGCTTACAGAACAACACGCGGCAACGCTCACAGTGAGAAGCGATTTTGGTTATACTGCGGGGCGGGAAGTTGTAAAAGGAGACGGATTTCCGCTTACGTTAGCCTATATCAACAAGTTCCCCATAACCAAGCAGACGGCGCCAAGCGAGCAGGAATGGACGACGGAACTGAGCAGCAATGCGCTCAGGCTGAAAAAGGGGACACCGTAG
- a CDS encoding PSP1 domain-containing protein translates to MDIEFVETYTEYEEIDDLSALEDNDVPQTEETIPEGAFPQPLYQLKLEYSQETFYATAAELNLQNGDYVISPTRYGDDMARVMGLVQHPIRVAIKDIVTVTRKATDEDFQRQKANLEKEKEASALFKEKVLIHKLDMKLIDCHYLLEDPKVIFFFTADTRIDFRKLVKDLVAILHLRIELRQIGVRDESRMAGGIGCCGRPFCCHAVTDKLRPVSIKMAKEQNLSLNSLKISGQCGRLLCCLAYEYDWYVETRKKLPSIGTSLYYDNTLFRISEINLITGIIALAGEDGRVISIPAQRFFQQHGKWKIN, encoded by the coding sequence ATGGATATTGAATTTGTAGAAACATATACCGAATACGAAGAAATAGATGATTTAAGCGCTTTGGAAGATAACGATGTACCTCAAACGGAAGAAACTATACCGGAGGGTGCTTTTCCTCAACCGCTCTATCAGTTAAAGCTTGAATATTCACAAGAGACTTTTTACGCAACAGCGGCGGAATTAAACTTACAAAACGGTGATTATGTGATTAGCCCGACACGCTACGGTGATGATATGGCTCGTGTAATGGGTTTGGTACAACATCCGATTAGGGTAGCCATTAAAGATATCGTTACGGTTACGAGAAAAGCAACGGATGAGGATTTTCAACGGCAAAAAGCAAATCTTGAAAAAGAAAAAGAAGCAAGCGCCCTTTTTAAAGAAAAAGTTCTTATTCATAAACTTGATATGAAGTTGATTGATTGCCACTACTTGCTCGAGGATCCTAAAGTGATCTTCTTTTTTACGGCAGACACCCGTATCGACTTTCGTAAGCTGGTTAAAGACTTGGTTGCTATTCTGCATCTCCGTATTGAGCTGCGGCAAATCGGTGTTCGCGATGAATCGAGAATGGCTGGCGGCATTGGCTGTTGTGGGAGACCTTTTTGCTGCCATGCCGTAACAGACAAGCTGCGACCGGTATCCATCAAGATGGCAAAAGAACAAAATCTTTCGTTAAATTCGCTTAAAATTTCAGGACAATGCGGCCGCCTGCTTTGCTGCCTAGCGTATGAGTATGACTGGTATGTGGAAACTCGGAAAAAACTACCATCAATCGGTACCAGCCTCTACTATGATAATACGCTGTTCCGAATCAGCGAAATAAATCTGATTACCGGTATTATTGCGCTTGCAGGAGAAGACGGGCGGGTTATCTCCATACCTGCACAGCGCTTTTTTCAACAGCACGGAAAATGGAAAATCAATTAA
- a CDS encoding YaaR family protein: MGNQIESSTYAAGVTVQPSLQTKTAQSEKDKKKLNKFKEMLRSVLPQTQPGNEADIIEQLSKLPQEEAIALLQDDVRSAGDTLRTRQNPETILRYKQAVKNFISYVAREAYTVTTRTHLRRDKTNHLRPRSFTQIVIINEKLDKFAGELLCDQKSQLFILERLEEIYGLIIDLIT; encoded by the coding sequence ATGGGAAATCAGATAGAAAGTTCAACTTACGCAGCAGGGGTAACCGTTCAACCGTCCTTACAAACCAAAACGGCACAATCAGAAAAAGACAAAAAAAAACTGAATAAATTTAAAGAGATGCTGCGAAGCGTCTTACCCCAAACCCAGCCGGGAAACGAAGCCGATATCATCGAGCAGCTGAGCAAATTACCACAAGAAGAAGCAATCGCTCTGTTGCAAGACGATGTACGATCTGCAGGGGATACATTGAGAACTCGCCAAAATCCTGAAACAATTTTACGGTACAAACAGGCCGTCAAAAACTTTATCAGTTATGTCGCGCGCGAAGCATATACGGTTACAACACGAACTCATTTACGACGTGATAAGACCAATCATTTACGGCCGCGCTCTTTCACCCAAATTGTTATTATCAATGAAAAGCTTGACAAGTTTGCAGGCGAATTGCTCTGCGACCAAAAAAGCCAACTTTTTATTCTTGAACGGTTAGAGGAAATATACGGCTTGATTATAGATTTGATTACATAA
- a CDS encoding bactofilin family protein — protein MAKKNFIDDISVNTIVGSGSLISGNVTVSGLLRIDGDIDGNIQTMGRVIIGEEARIRGNIRAASVSVGGIVQGDIIAPDYVVVLSSGMVIGSVLTKKLRVDDNVILHGFCSAIGDQNSFEEAEKKYSNRQALHSSTFSYSK, from the coding sequence ATGGCAAAAAAAAACTTTATCGATGATATTTCGGTCAACACCATTGTTGGGTCGGGATCGCTGATAAGCGGAAATGTAACGGTTTCCGGACTTTTGCGAATCGACGGTGATATAGACGGCAATATACAAACTATGGGACGTGTCATTATCGGAGAGGAAGCCCGAATACGAGGCAATATCCGTGCAGCTTCGGTTAGCGTAGGCGGAATTGTACAAGGCGATATTATTGCGCCGGATTATGTCGTCGTTCTTTCATCGGGTATGGTTATCGGATCGGTTCTAACAAAAAAGCTGCGGGTTGATGACAATGTTATTCTACACGGCTTCTGCTCCGCAATCGGCGATCAAAACAGCTTTGAGGAAGCGGAAAAGAAATATTCAAACCGACAAGCGTTGCATTCCTCCACTTTTTCTTACTCAAAATAA
- a CDS encoding M23 family metallopeptidase has translation MSRTRGYKKTENNIVRYISKQIKKAAEAVLHFFQRIIAGGRKKLTIMIVPHSQKKVLNFQTSIFSLLFTLIIAIGFFSSFFWFAHKTAVSVQDLSATKEEARKAQASLDVLRDETNELLKTARNFQTALTSTFSSLGLKTTAPAGQTANGDLSFLFNMHEVAEGSLKEAAELQQLTSYLNDAVLPVQEMGKLLNMQTTLFSDIPSLWPIKGGIGHISMAFGQNRHPFTGQWYIHKGIDLSTYRSGDPIVATADGQVVTVEFDPGWGNYIIIKHKHGFYTRYAHLQSYRVTRGEYVQQGQTIGYIGTTGISTGPHLHYEVHIGSDVVDPIKYLNIKASNTKQ, from the coding sequence GTGTCTCGAACACGAGGATATAAGAAAACTGAAAACAATATTGTACGATATATCTCCAAACAGATAAAGAAAGCAGCCGAAGCGGTTTTGCATTTTTTTCAACGGATTATTGCGGGCGGTCGGAAAAAACTAACCATTATGATCGTCCCCCATTCGCAGAAAAAAGTATTAAACTTTCAAACCAGTATTTTTAGCTTACTTTTCACTTTGATTATCGCCATCGGCTTTTTCTCTTCATTCTTTTGGTTTGCACACAAAACAGCAGTATCGGTACAAGATCTTTCCGCTACAAAAGAGGAAGCCCGTAAAGCACAGGCAAGTCTGGATGTATTACGAGATGAAACAAATGAGCTTTTAAAAACAGCACGGAATTTTCAAACGGCGCTTACCTCGACGTTTTCTTCCCTCGGTTTAAAGACCACAGCACCAGCCGGACAAACGGCAAACGGCGACTTGTCCTTTCTATTTAATATGCATGAGGTTGCAGAAGGCTCTCTGAAAGAAGCTGCGGAGCTGCAACAGCTTACCTCATACCTTAACGATGCTGTTTTACCGGTACAGGAAATGGGGAAGCTTCTTAATATGCAGACAACCCTCTTTTCCGATATTCCGAGCCTCTGGCCGATTAAAGGCGGTATCGGACATATTTCGATGGCGTTCGGGCAAAACCGGCACCCTTTTACCGGGCAGTGGTATATTCATAAAGGTATCGACCTTTCCACCTATCGTTCGGGAGACCCCATCGTTGCAACTGCCGACGGTCAGGTTGTTACCGTAGAATTTGATCCGGGCTGGGGAAATTATATTATCATTAAGCATAAGCACGGTTTCTATACCCGTTATGCACATCTCCAATCCTACCGCGTAACAAGAGGCGAATATGTGCAGCAGGGACAAACCATCGGATATATTGGAACAACCGGTATTTCGACAGGCCCCCACTTACACTATGAAGTACATATCGGTTCCGATGTTGTAGACCCGATTAAATATCTCAATATTAAAGCTTCCAATACAAAGCAATAA
- the tmk gene encoding dTMP kinase, which produces MILKNFVVFEGLDGTGTTSQIRLLQEAFASRGQQDAVYFTCEPTGGSIGKLIREALSGAAGFDAQTIAYLFGADRCEHIYGKEGILAQLQAGKAVFSDRYLFSSLAYQGLAAGKELARAINAPFPLPEYLVFFDLPAKTAMERIEKRNIPREIYEKETFQQKVADEYQAIFRYYAETAPDMQIIRIDASKTIAEIHEKIWSIVCNLPIV; this is translated from the coding sequence ATGATTTTGAAAAATTTTGTGGTTTTTGAGGGGCTGGACGGGACAGGGACGACGAGCCAGATACGGTTGTTACAGGAAGCGTTTGCTTCCCGCGGGCAGCAAGATGCCGTGTATTTTACCTGTGAACCCACCGGCGGCTCCATCGGGAAGTTAATCCGCGAAGCGCTCTCAGGCGCAGCAGGATTCGATGCTCAAACGATTGCCTATCTTTTTGGAGCGGATCGTTGTGAACATATATATGGTAAAGAAGGTATTTTAGCGCAACTGCAAGCGGGGAAGGCGGTTTTTTCCGACCGGTATCTTTTTTCCAGCCTTGCCTATCAAGGTTTGGCTGCCGGAAAAGAACTGGCACGGGCAATCAATGCGCCGTTTCCGCTCCCTGAATACCTCGTTTTCTTTGACCTGCCGGCAAAAACCGCGATGGAACGGATCGAAAAACGCAATATCCCGCGTGAAATATACGAAAAAGAGACGTTTCAGCAAAAAGTTGCAGACGAATATCAGGCTATTTTTAGGTATTACGCGGAAACGGCGCCGGATATGCAAATTATTCGTATCGACGCTTCTAAAACCATAGCGGAAATTCACGAAAAGATCTGGAGTATTGTCTGCAATCTGCCGATAGTATGA